In Yarrowia lipolytica chromosome 1F, complete sequence, a genomic segment contains:
- a CDS encoding uncharacterized protein (Compare to YALI0F24893g, similar to uniprot|P00931 Saccharomyces cerevisiae YGL026c TRP5 tryptophan synthase, similar to Saccharomyces cerevisiae TRP5 (YGL026C); ancestral locus Anc_4.92) produces MSAHLAATFEQCKKEGRPALVTFVTAGFPSVEKTVPILEGLQTGGADVIELGIPFTDPVADGPAIQAANNVALANGVTVHSCLDLVKQARAKGVHVPIVLMGYYNPIHHFGDEKFVKAARDAGANGFIIVDLPPEEAVAFRGLCTREGLSYVPLVAPTTPNDRLEVLASITDSFMYVVSRMGVTGATGKLSTDIDELVAKVRKYTGGKPLAVGFGVSTQEHFNQLAPLADGIVIGSKIIATIEESNGSPEAVAKYLQSVTGGRAASAAVSNENKSDTTQAVNTDEVLRKSVYPARFGVHGGQYVPESLHRCLLELETCVEEAFADESFWEEFRSYFAYMNRPSSFHEAERLTEHCGGAKIWLKREDLNHTGSHKINNAVGQVILAKRLGKKELIAETGAGQHGVATATVAAKFGMKCKVFMGAEDARRQSLNVFRMRMLGAEVVKVEEGSKTLRDAVNEALRFWVTNLESTHYVIGSAIGPHPYPTLVRTLQSVIGRETKEQFAALNNGALPDAVVACVGGGSNSSGMFAPFENDKSVRLVGVEAGGDGIDTPAHSATLTKGQVGVFQGVKTYVLQNADGQIQDTHSISAGLDYPGVGPELSYWKDTGRVEFVAASDADALNAFRQLTQLEGIIPALESSHAIHGAMELAKKLPKDKNVVICLSGRGDKDVQNVAEQLPKLGPKIDWDLRFE; encoded by the coding sequence ATGTCTGCTCATCTGGCTGCCACTTTCGAGCAGTGCAAGAAGGAGGGCCGTCCCGCCCTCGTTACCTTCGTCACCGCAGGATTCCCCTCTGTTGAAAAAACCGTGCCCATTCTCGAGGGCCTCCAGACCGGAGGAGCCGACGTGATTGAGCTCGGCATCCCCTTCACCGACCCTGTTGCCGACGGCCCTGCCATCCAGGCCGCCAACAATGTGGCTCTTGCCAACGGTGTCACCGTCCACTCGTGTCTGGACCTTGTCAAGCAGGCTCGAGCCAAGGGCGTCCACGTCCCCATTGTGCTCATGGGCTACTACAACCCTATCCACCATTTTGGTGACGAGAAGTTTGTCAAGGCTGCCCGAGACGCTGGAGCCAACGGTTTCATTATCGTCGACCTTCCCCCggaggaggctgttgcTTTCAGAGGCCTCTGCACTCGTGAGGGTCTGTCTTACGTCCCTCTGGTCgcccccaccacccccaacGACCGTCTTGAGGTCCTCGCTTCCATCACCGACTCTTTCATGTACGTCGTCTCGCGAATGGGCGTCACTGGCGCCACCGGAAAGCTGTCTaccgacattgacgagCTCGTGGCTAAGGTCCGAAAGTACACTGGAGGCAAGCCTCTGGCAGTTGGCTTTGGAGTGTCCACCCAGGAGCACTTCAACCAGCTGGCCCCCCTGGCCGACGGTATTGTCATTGGATCCAAGATCATTGCCACCATCGAGGAGTCCAACGGATCCCCCGAGGCTGTCGCCAAGTACCTGCAGTCTGTGACTGGTGGACGAGCAGCCTCTGCCGCTGTGTCCAACGAAAACAAGTCCGACACTACCCAGGCCGTCAACACCGACGAGGTGCTGCGAAAGTCTGTCTACCCTGCCCGATTCGGTGTTCACGGAGGCCAGTACGTACCCGAGTCTCTGCACCGATGTCTGCTGGAGCTCGAGACTTGCGTCGAGGAGGCCTTTGCTGATGAATCTTTCTGGGAGGAGTTCCGATCCTACTTTGCCTACATGAACCgaccctcctccttccatgAGGCCGAGCGACTCACCGAGCACTGCGGAGGAGCCAAGATCTGGCTCAAGCGAGAGGACCTCAACCACACCGGTTCTcacaagatcaacaatgCCGTCGGTCAGGTCATTCTTGCCAAGCGATTGGGCAAGAAAGAGCTCATTGCCGAGACCGGAGCCGGCCAGCACGGTGTTGCTACCGCCACTGTTGCCGCCAAGTTCGGCATGAAGTGCAAGGTCTTTATGGGTGCTGAGGACGCCCGACGACAGTCTCTCAACGTGTTCCGTATGCGAATGCTTGGTGCCGAGGTTGtcaaggtcgaggagggCTCCAAGACTCTGCGAGACGCCGTCAACGAGGCTCTGCGATTCTGGGTCACCAACCTCGAGTCAACCCACTACGTCATTGGTTCTGCCATTGGCCCTCACCCCTACCCCACTCTGGTACGAACTCTTCAGTCCGTTATTGGCCGAgagaccaaggagcagtTTGCTGCCCTCAACAACGGTGCTCTGCCTGATGCCGTTGTCGCCTGTGTCGGCGGTGGATCCAACTCCTCCGGTATGTTTGCTCCCTTCGAGAACGACAAGTCTGTGCGACTTGTTGGTGTCgaggctggaggagacggtATTGATACACCCGCCCACTCTGCTACCCTCACTAAGGGCCAGGTCGGAGTGTTCCAGGGAGTCAAGACCTACGTTCTGCAGAACGCCGATGGTCAGATCCAGGACACACACTCTATCTCCGCTGGTCTGGACTACCCCGGTGTCGGTCCTGAGCTGTCCTACTGGAAGGATACTGGCCGAGTTGAGTTTGTTGCTGCCTCCGATGCCGACGCTCTCAACGCCTTCCGACAGCTGACCCAGCTGGAGGGTATCATTCCCGCCCTTGAGTCGTCGCACGCCATCCACGGTGCCAtggagctggccaagaagctgcccaaggacaagaacgtGGTCATCTGTCtctctggacgaggagacaAGGACGTGCAGAACGTTGCTGAGCAGCTGCCCAAGCTCGGTCCCAAGATTGACTGGGACCTGCGATTTGAGTAA
- a CDS encoding uncharacterized protein (Compare to YALI0F24871g, no similarity) translates to MSEQVSQVSWVNTDPSLWESQVGTGQWGMPLISREVFGDTDLHYPTVNSSLPLSEVGQSLTLYDTGFRTFTSSTEGDIVETVRNQAVNKSKIPLAEMHAKFAEDRELGFRKSSMLFRVDVGTKMAMADVEWNHGDTEHVEDTNFATFRIMAHAKGNELIIENVAPQDPSLDPAYATTRDVFDKSLPSLHHVKQHDFKREITQVLFDNPAGTGKLATRLLVRTTGATHVVDLNANVQELFTSMVSTSYFDLRDDKYVDCDLQGDLYAGATADGTWRIHQLGTEPEAHPPIIAQGYDPRFEVLSDWKSIKLFDGGKKMALASRKGLRLYAMNKEDMGAEPTFVELFQQQHAGDVIMDMKRDPKYPNLLVVLSAVRMMIFDLNKDTPLQISRTMNLLSEDASIKLSMSLVEGKSIAIVHSQLSLQKIFYTYAYQNPAEPLLLEWTCDPYPIMLSTQTPINSTLLVEFPGAIDMLFDCDIDGCVVRKLLTSEPSKFQDYKPDPVWKFPGQYKNGKEQNVRVFSFEGYDEFMLPPPFPEPIGVSEIAGKLDGLIKTWHKEGCPGGRTSLAQLGADDTPSSIDEFGEMLGELQKHYSTSAVRIFPNVDPVKKYEELMSVYVTPSTDTSDRGNPLLGKYLIEYRIKTERMCRRLAATLCYLTCSVRRSKEDRGKEKDVPVHITKMLDDWVIGAPPKTNYDDWVEFGTRKNKRKAPTQQELLSQIVASRNTIPTLSLSSQAPSQRASLAPSSSHRSSLARVASQDTRRQSAGPSGSQGGSQKRSKRRKTLGGFR, encoded by the coding sequence ATGAGCGAACAAGTGAGCCAAGTGAGCTGGGTGAACACAGACCCGTCCTTGTGGGAGTCCCAGGTCGGCACCGGTCAATGGGGCATGCCTCTCATCTCCCGAGAGGTCTTTGGCGACACCGACTTGCATTACCCCACTGTCAACAGCAGTCTGCCTCTATCGGAGGTCGGCCAGTCCTTGACCCTCTACGACACCGGGTTCCGGACCTTCACCAGCTCTACAGAGGGAGATATCGTCGAGACGGTTCGTAATCAAGCCGTGAACAAAAGTAAAATCCCTTTGGCCGAGATGCATGCCAAGTTCGCTGAAGACCGAGAGTTGGGCTTTCGCAAGTCCAGCATGCTGTTTAGGGTCGATGTGGGAACAAAGATGGCCATGGCCGACGTGGAATGGAACCATGGAGATACTGAGCATGTCGAGGACACGAATTTCGCCACTTTCAGAATTATGGCTCATGCCAAGGGGAATGAGCTGATCATAGAGAACGTTGCTCCTCAAGACCCATCTCTTGATCCGGCGTATGCCACCACCCGTGATGTGTTTGACAAGTCACTCCCAAGCCTACATCATGTCAAGCAGCACGATTTCAAGCGCGAAATCACCCAGGTGCTGTTTGACAACCCTGCGGGAACGGGTAAACTTGCTACGCGACTTTTGGTACGAACTACAGGAGCTACTCATGTTGTGGACCTAAATGCTAATGTCCAAGAGCTGTTTACAAGCATGGTTTCCACGTCCTACTTTGATCTCAGAGACGACAAGTACGTGGACTGTGATCTTCAGGGCGACCTATACGCAGGAGCAACTGCAGATGGAACATGGCGAATACACCAGTTGGGAACAGAGCCGGAAGCTCATCCTCCAATTATTGCTCAGGGATACGATCCACGCTTTGAGGTGCTTAGTGACTGGAAAAGTATCAAGCTGTTTGATGGAGGCAAGAAGATGGCCCTGGCTTCAAGGAAAGGACTGCGGCTATATGCGATGAACAAGGAGGATATGGGAGCTGAACCGACTTTTGTCGAGTTGtttcaacagcagcatgcaGGCGACGTGATTATGGACATGAAAAGAGACCCCAAGTACCCTAACTTGCTAGTTGTGCTTTCTGCGGTGCGAATGATGATCTTTGACCTTAACAAAGATACGCCTCTTCAGATCTCCCGAACAATGAACCTGCTGAGTGAGGATGCCTCCATCAAGCTCTCCATGTCCCTGGTCGAAGGCAAGTCAATTGCCATTGTCCATTCTCAATTGTCTCTTCAGAAGATATTCTACACATATGCATACCAGAACCCTGCAGAGCCACTTCTGCTAGAATGGACCTGTGACCCTTACCCTATTATGCTGTCTACACAAACACCTATCAATTCAACCCTGCTGGTTGAGTTCCCAGGCGCTATTGACATGCTGTTCGATTGCGACATTGATGGATGTGTAGTTCGCAAGCTTCTCACTAGTGAACCGTCCAAATTTCAAGACTACAAACCTGACCCAGTGTGGAAGTTTCCTGGTCAGTACAAAAATGGTAAAGAACAAAACGTGAGAGTGTTCAGTTTTGAAGGCTATGACGAGTTTATGCTACCGCCACCATTTCCAGAGCCCATTGGTGTGTCTGAGATTGCTGGGAAGCTTGATGGTCTCATCAAGACCTGGCACAAGGAAGGCTGTCCTGGCGGTAGAACGTCTCTAGCTCAATTGGGAGCTGACGACACACCTTCGTCGATTGATGAGTTTGGGGAGATGCTGGGCGAGTTGCAGAAACATTATAGCACCTCTGCGGTCCGGATCTTCCCAAATGTGGACCCAGTGAAAAAGTACGAGGAACTCATGAGTGTATACGTCACTCCCTCGACTGACACATCTGATCGGGGCAATCCTCTTCTTGGAAAGTACCTCATAGAGTATCGCATCAAGACTGAGCGTATGTGTCGTCGGTTGGCAGCTACGCTCTGCTACCTGACGTGTAGCGTACGTCGCTCCAAAGAAGACAGAGGAAAGGAAAAGGACGTTCCGGTGCATATTACAAAGATGTTGGATGACTGGGTGATAGGTGCGCCTCCCAAAACCAACTACGATGATTGGGTCGAATTTGGAACGCGCAAGAATAAGCGTAAGGCCCCTACTCAGCAGGAGCTGCTTTCCCAGATTGTTGCCAGCAGAAACACGATTCCCACACTGTCTCTATCGAGCCAGGCTCCTTCGCAGCGAGCATCTTTGGCTCCGTCCAGCTCCCATCGCTCGTCGCTAGCTCGTGTTGCCTCTCAGGACACGAGAAGACAATCTGCTGGCCCCTCCGGTTCACAGGGCGGGTCTCAGAAGCGTTCCAAGCGAAGAAAGACTCTTGGAGGTTTCCGCTAG